atattaaatttttatgcaaatatacaccaatatgtaaataaaaaaatttagtacggaaaaaaatccccagactaaAGTATTGgctgaacaaatattttttaaacgttaattagtatctataattactatctcattattaatatttaattacaaatacgtatattacattatattatatatttatatattatatcattcaaaaaattaataacaaaatattatttatgatacaattatttacattatcattaatattctattatcatttatcactatattatattaattttttaaatgataatataatatacctacgtatttgtaattaaatatcatattatttataatacattttaattccttAAACAGTGAAATAAtgacatactatattatttacataatatgtatataatatatatttgtttttataatttttgctaTCTATAATCCGTTGTATTTTACATAGtactccattttttttatagatgcaaaaatgtgaaaatgaatGGAAACAAGTAGCTTTAGAATTTAAGACGTTATGGGATTTTGATAATTGCCTGGGAGCTATAGATGGGAAGCATGTACTAATAAATAAACCTCCAAATAGCggttcttatttttataattataaaggtgCGATTCCTAAGGAAGCGTCTAGTGACGCGCGACCGGCGCGGCTGACGCGGCGCGATTCTATTTTTGGTCGCGCTGGGACTtctttatctatttttaaatgtaagcgATTCCTAACATCGCGCGCGGCGCGTGCGTTTGTAGACGCGTGACTGACGACCGCTCCGTTGGCGGTCAAAACGCACGAGACGCGCGACCGAGCATCGTTGAGtacatataattcaaaattatattaaattatattgttgttgtttaatatatttttttgtaaaatgtctTCAAAAGTGACTTTTACATTTGAAGAGGATTCTCTGCTGGCTGATTATGTTAGCAGACATCCATGTCTGTATGATTTACAACATAATGCGTATAAAGACATACACATAAAAGAAAACGTATGGAAAGAAATAGCCACGCGTTTAAAGAAAAGTggtaagtaaatttatttacatttaattattataataattagtttgtaatattatattttataaattaaaaaaaattaaagttaaaaatgtaaaaaaaaattaattaattttgaaaatgatcatagttgaacataatatacaagaaataataatacctacctaataattttaatactaaaattctgaatacaatattttcttttttagataataatacatatacctactcgtaatatgaagtcataatataaaattataaagtataaagtaataataaaataaaagtaataagtatCAAGTATCAGTTTGTTGTGTTTGTTGATCTTGCCATGGAACAGCCCCTTGtgtactattaaaataacatttaaacttGTCTCTCACAAAAAAACCATCAAAATTTGCATATCCTCCCGATCTAGCAAGTGGAATCATACTTTGGGAGGGGGGTGCTTCACTATTGTCAAAttcatagtaataattgtttgttgTTTCCAAATATCTATTACGAAGCAGATTGTGAAGGCAACAAGCtgataatactaaattatcaaCAGTTTCGGTTTTTAAAGCTATAGGAGTATAGAAAACACGAAATATTTGACTTAAAAGTCCAAAACTGTTTTCCGATGTTCTTCTGGCTCGTGACAAACGGTagttaaaaatcgttttttcatAATCGTTCCTTGCCTCACCTCGTGTATATGGTCGCATCATATGAGGCTCTAACCTGAACGCTTCATCACCGACATGAACGTATGGCAATGACTGTTCGGAATTCGGAAGCTTGGCGCAATCTGGGAAGTATTCTCCTTGTTGTATTCGTTTGAATAAACTGGATTTTGTGAATATACCGCTGTCGCCTTCCTTGCCATACGCACCAATATCTAcgtatataaatttacaattggCATCAACAATGGCCagtaaaacaattgaaaaaaagtccttataattaaagaaaagCGATCCAGTTTTTCGGGGACAAAAGATCCGTATATGTTTCCCGTCGATCGCTCCAACGCAGTTGGGGAAATTCCATCTCGTCCAAAATTCAGCTGAAATACGCAGTAAATCTTCTTTTGATGGTGACGGTATTAAAATTGGTGTCAGTCGTGAACTTAAACTCTTCAAAACCAATTGTAAAATTCTAGATAACTCTGTGATATTCGAAATGAAAATGCCAAAGAACGTAGTGACTCTCCTGTCGCCATgaatctattaaataataaatacatcaataaatatattatatatatttacatctatatataaacatattataataataattaaaagtaaattgtatagtataatttagtGTTAGATTCTGAAATAAACggggcgatgaatgtattgattttacgatgatgtgttttttttattatttttttttttgtgtctgtgtacacgagaacttgtcgaaataatgcttcgattttcaacttaaatAGCTTTTTTGGTtcgaaagtgaatctagttggtgcattgggggaGGTCATTTTtgaaattcccaatagttttcaaaagcaccaggaaaaaccaaaaaaaaaaaattaaggaaaaacgtgaatttttacgcaaaatcaatttttgaaaaaatcgattttagatattagtgtaactctaaaactaatTACCGTAgaaacatgaaattttcactgaatggtTATACAGGCATTTTCtatatatgatacaattttcaaaaattttcaaatctttttaAGTAGACGTTtgaaattttctatatttttaagttttttttttaatctattgcATAGCTTTTATTGCAGGTCTGGTGTagtgactgaaaaaaaattgttcgtaaCGAAAAAGCGTGACCacattgtttatttatacatactatagCAACCTGGTGACCATAGCAATGCAtagctaaattataatttaattttaataacagttatttatttttaaataacaacgaCTATGAACATCAAGcgcttataaatataatggttTTGTTATGGGTtgctatattaataaatttatatatataaatatataatatataataatatatacctttaaagtataatatattaaagcaataaaaacataaactataGTTTCTATGATACAAATTCCTAAATAACTAGAATAATCTagagtaatatttaatttattatcatcataatactaaatagcattgttttaattaatgttaaaggACCTTAACAAATGTGACATAAATTGAAGAAAGCAGTATACATGAGGATAATGATGACTTACATGAAAGTAATGCTGATATAGCCATAGAGCCAGAAGATGAACTATCTGCACCCCAAGCTGAGGAGACTGTTGGATCAGATACACAAAAAACATCATCATCAATAGCAGGAGTAAAACAGCACAAAAAAAATGAAGCTCTAGTCCAAGTTTTGAATAGGAGAGGTGAAGAAAGGAGACTTTTATTACAAGAgttatcaaaaacaaatgaaGAAGACCCTATTGAAGCTTTTTTAAAAGTATGGCTCTTACTGTTAAAAAGTTTTCTCCAGAGCTACAAGCAAAAGCTAAAATGGATGTGTTCagaataataaatgaattggaGTTTCAAAATATTAGACCAATGTATCAGCCTGTTAGTACTTCAGATTATGTTTTCCCTGAAAGAGTAACACCTACGACTCAAACTTCAAACTTCATTGACTATAACTCTACGTCAAACTCAAGTGAGTTTGATGTTATATCTCCAATACTAAATTGGACACAAGAgttccataataattaaatattttatttaataatttttgttttatataattcctgtagtagatagttttttttaatcatttttattagtttctcAAAAAAGGAGTGggtattctttttttattaaaaaatggttttgttattgtatacaGGTACTAcagttgttttattaattaaatatttatattatatattttgtttttaagttaaatactaatttacttaattttgatatttttttttaatcatttttattagtttctcAAAAAAGGAGTGggtattctttttttattaaaaaatggttttgttattgtatacaGGTACTAcagttgttttattaattaaatatttatattatatattttgtttttaagttaaatactaatttacttaattttgataatttgtaatacatttttatgtatggactggtttaaatttatataatttatattatatcataactagatattatatgaattttgattttatttattatgtatataatatatgtaatatgtataatatatatatatatataatgtactatatacatatacataaccTATTCATTATTGGCTCTATAATAATAGGATAATTATTGGAGTCACATCTTAGATACATTTGATAAAATACTTCATATttctttgttgtattttttatacatttttattttaataaattctcaTAAAGAATTAAAGTAATAAATGCTTACCTTAATGTTAATGCTAATTTTTCAGCCGCTGTAATTGGTTCTCCAACTCTGTTACAAGGGTTTATTTGTATGTCATCTTCGATAAGGTTTAGAACATAGTTGAATTGATCCCAACTAAGCCTAAAAAACTCTCTAAATTTTCTGTCGTCTCGATATAAAtgcttttcaattaaaatattaaaaaaaccttcCGTTTTTCTAGCTCGAAACATCTCGtgaactttttttgttttattacttaGTATATGTTTGATTATCATTTCTTCTTCGTCTACTTCTTCTAAAAGCAGATGTAGaagaacttttttatttttactgagcGACAtggttaaaaaatcaaacacgaCAAAAAGGTTAAGTAAAACACGATGCAAACgattaatatgatatgatatcatatttttaaaataacatatgttaatttatttgataaagtcCTGCCACGCGTCTGCTGCGGCTGCGATTTGTAGTTTGTAGGGAATACCTATTCAGTCGCGCGGCGACAATTCAAAACACGCCGCGTCAGCCGCGCCGGTCGCGCGTCACTAGACGCTTCCTTAGGAATCGCACCTTAAAGGAACGTTTAGTGTTGTACTTTTTGCAGTAGTGAACGCAAATTATGAATTTCTTTACGTGCATAGTGGTACTAATGGAAGAGTATCTGACGGAGGTGTCCTGAAAGAAACAGATTTCTatagattatttgaaaaaaaacaattgaaaataccaCAACCTCAGGCTCCATCACTAAGTGAATGTGATTTACCTTATGTTTTCTTAGGCGATGAAGCCTTTCCCTTGATGGAAAACTTTATGAAACCTTATTCACAGTATAGTGATGGTCGAGAAgaacacatttttaactatagacTGTCTCGTGCTCGACGTGTAGTTGAAAATGCATTCGGGATTTTAGCTGCATGATTTCGGGTTTTTTTACAACCATTGAATATTGACGTTCGAAATGTAGATGCAATTGTAATGAGCAGTTGtgtgttacataattttttacgaAGAAACTCAAGCAACTACTATACTTCTTCTAACCAATTAGATACTGAAAATTTAGATACAGGTAATATAACACAAGGTCAATGGCATCAAATTGGGGAAATGGTACCAATCCAAAAAACAACACATTATACAGCTCAAAATGCTAAAGACATAAGAGACAAATTTaaacagtattttaataatgcagGAAAAGTGTCATTTCAAGAAAGAATGGTAAATATGAGCCAATAAATGATTAccaaaatttgatataatattatctacctatacggctatactatactataagtatattatacttacatattatatatttatgtattattaattcccaaaattatattgtataatatatttcaaacataggtatattgttacatctaaacaattaataaatataaaaacttgtgttattataaatgtatacaattcacTTTATTGTAACTATAACAAACAACaacactttttaataattagttttaaaattagctTGTAAAgttataattcttaaattatttattctattttttttacatttaacatgttatatgtattttattatttttagactgTAATAACATAGctacctactatattaaaaaaatttaaaataaataaagatttcAATATCTgctttattatataaacgtgTACATCGAcacttagaaaataaaatatactaaattagtTCTATTCATATAGACAATTTTCactatatgaattattaatatatacctaatgataaactaatgaaaaaagtagtatcaataaaatactattttttataaggCAATAAgctttactttttaattatcaacatgtcattcaaattttgaatagaATTCTGAGTCGTCTCATCAGTATTATCCATTGATTGATGTTGAAGCTGTTGTTGGTTGTTAATGTACTGTTGTTGTTCTGTTGATtgttgcttttgaaaattaatattataatggtcttCTGGTTGGTATTGTTGTTGCTGTTGGTACAATGCAGCCATTTGATTACTTTGTGAATAATCAAATGGCAAAGTAAAACGTGGGTCAGGATAAGGATTGGAAAATTGAAAAGAGTTAGCTGTGAGTTTACCGATTCTCCCATAATACATCACTtctgatattattttttctgataataaaCGTTGATCTTCTGTCATACCCTTTAGTTGCAATGCAAACCTTTTTCCAATTACTGAAGTTTCGTCATCTTCACTTGACGTACCTAAAGATTTCATAGTTTCACTTGCTAGAtccataaattcaattttttttgcaataatcgattttttttgtttttttggtggGTTGAAACTTGGCGTTCCTGGATCGATATTTTGAAGAGTAGGAGATTCATTTGGTGCTAATACATCAATCATAGAGTCACTGTCTTCAACattctaaacataaaatatgaataactaaTGAAATACTACCAAGATatgataaacattaattataccaCTATATGGAAATTATTTATGCGCAAGGtctatctaattattattttaaattctgagcggagcaattaatgcattgattttacaatgatgtgcgtttatttatttatttgttatttttttttgtgtctgtgacCTGTGTTCACGATAAGTTGTCAAAATAATGCTCAGATTTTCTACTTTAGTAgctttcccagtagttttcaaaagcaccggtaaaaacaaaacaaaaaaatgtttggtaagtaggtgtcgttctgctgtacagtatgttacaagtgagtcactgtaaaggattgtgttaaatttgaatccaatgatataacattattgtataagaaaaacgattctgtgcgaagtatatttgaagatattattgtgaataaagttattttccgttttttttaaattttttattctataaaatatgtcaataaaatCTTATTCACTGGGtcaaaaaactaaacaatttaatacaaagctcctaatatattgccacaatagtagttaaaacatattaaaaatacatggtcacaatttttttaataagcatcaAAAGTtcgtattttgacaaaatacgtaaaaatcacgaaaatttgcaatttattttgagttagaaattcataaaaatttatctttttatgtataagatttgaaaattcaatGCTTGATTCTTCATGAGTTTGTCtactttaatcaaaaaaaaaaatgtctaccgaaaagtcaaattaagtttttatgagcatttgaattaCACtattattggatattcactcaatgtattatttatataattatggggaataatgaataaaacatatagtaaataaaaatcacccaataatgaataacgaataataataataattaaaataatgaataaaaagtaaaaatcaataaagaataatttttttttcccctaTACTATTTTGGCACCGAGTGCCTTAAATTTGAAATAgtcatttttgattaattacaattaataatataaaataaagtaatatagtatattaagtattagtgATGGGCaacgatataatttatattatatatttaaatatcaacttATTAGtaccataggcgtgcgcagactttttTCGCAGGGGAtgccaatatttttaaaagtacctaacccaatacaaaaaaaatcactccCCAAtaactctgtatattataaataaaaaggtgaTAGTCAAAGAGCATGATTTATAATGTATCgaatccaaaaatcagaatcatcacaaatatatatacaaaacatagtttttaattattatttttaattatatatttaacaatatttataaagaaattaaatagtattagaGTTCTAATCTTCTCTCAAAAGGATGCAGATTCTTAAACTCGTCAATTACATCTTCGGGATTTATCTGCGATGCTAATTCTTGTTCAATGAAAATCATCATCATATCATCTAATCTCTCCTGCTTCATACGGCTTCTTAATTTCGTTTTTACCAAACTGAGTTTAGAAAAAGCTCTTTCGCATGAGCAGCTGGTAACTGGAATTGTTACAAAAAGTTTCAATGCCTtatgaatgtttaaaaagttttgaCTTGTTGATAAGTTTTCCAACCATTGATAAATTGTTTTAGTTGATGTGCCTGGTATAAAATCTGGCATGGAACGTAGAAGACTTTGCTCGCCTTCTAATTCATCATTATTGAGTGAAAATGTTTGAGATAGCAAATCAATATCAAACTGTTCAGCTTTCAGTTGTATTAAGCGGCCTAttgaactaataatatttaaagtttccTGGTTGAAACGATTTTCAAGACCGTTGCACATATCATCTAACACAGTAAAGAATACACAGTATTTCATTTCACTTTTTTTATCTATGTGTGTATGCtgtgttttgttattttctatttttgtagAAACCTTTCTATTTTTGACACATGGTATATCAATTTCAAATTCACTACAAACTTTAAGAACATTATCATAAAGTGTAGAATATTTATCATCGTTGTTTCTTAACTCacctaaagatttttttaaagcattaaCAATAGATACTGCTCCCAATAAATCCAAGTTGGGAGCTTGTAACTGAGCACTgacaatttgaatttgaattaaaataggtTTCAACATATAAagtgcaaaaataaaattgaaactcTTCATTTGATAAAGAATACCATTAGCTTTTGCTCTTACCTCTGAATATTTAGTGTTATTGGCAATTTCTTGAAGACACTGAATAACAGATGAATAGTTATTTTCAACAGCTGTGACAGCCTCAGCACGACATGCCCATCTGGTTGTTGAAAGCGTCTTAAGAGTTTTCAATTTAGAATTTGTTTCttgaacaattttttcaaaaacagcgTGCCTCGTTGGACTTCCTTCAATGAAACTGTATATAAGTTGAACACagccaaaaaaatcaaatataatccGGTTCTTATTCCCTAAGCTATCAACCAAGGTTAAATTTAAGCAATGGCCATAACAGTGAACATACAATGCGCATGGATTAATTTCCTTGACTTTGGCCTGTACACTGTTAAATTTTCCAGACATAGCTGAGGCTCCATCAAAACATACAGCTATGACTGAtttccaattaatattaaactgagcaattttgtttgataaactattaaatatagtattggCATCTACTGCAGTCAAACGTTGGATGCCAATAAACTGTTCAACAGGTTTACATGCTTCGTCATCAAAGTAGCGTATAACCACAGACATCTGTTCGTGATGTCCCACATCGCTAGTCTCATCAGCCATTATCGTAACAAGACGgttacttacttttttttcaatacaacgtttcattacattattaatagaagccaataaatcattttgtatATGATTGCTTATATACTTGGCATTTTGTGGCCCTTTTTGTAAATGTGTTTGTAATGTtgaatcatattttttcaatatgtccacaatatctaaaaataaacctTTACACACATGGGAATCATTTTCAAAGTGTCCACGAAATGGTTTGCCACTTTTAGCTAAACACAATGTTATGTCTATCAATCTATGCAGGATGCTTCGATTGTATAACCTCTGTTTTTCTCTTTCACTTATGGCCAGCTCTCTAGATTCATCCAAGGTGACGTCAATTGGTTTTGAACTCAAAAAATTGTGATACGCTGTCATGGTGAAATTATGGGTTTTTGAATTttggtgttttttaaattttgtagtaGCAGAACTCCAATTTTGAAAACCTTTTTTTGTAAAAGCTAAATCTATCTGCCCAACATTTAACCCAGAAGCTGTGTTAAACATTCGGCACACAAAACAAAATGCTCTATCAAGTTTCAAACTATATTCTAGCCAGCTAAAATCATCATACCAGGCGCTTTGGAAACTTCGAGCTCTATTACCGAATTGTGTCCtgggatacatttttaattttggctgGAAT
This genomic window from Metopolophium dirhodum isolate CAU chromosome 1, ASM1992520v1, whole genome shotgun sequence contains:
- the LOC132936710 gene encoding zinc finger MYM-type protein 1-like translates to MYPRTQFGNRARSFQSAWYDDFSWLEYSLKLDRAFCFVCRMFNTASGLNVGQIDLAFTKKGFQNWSSATTKFKKHQNSKTHNFTMTAYHNFLSSKPIDVTLDESRELAISEREKQRLYNRSILHRLIDITLCLAKSGKPFRGHFENDSHVCKGLFLDIVDILKKYDSTLQTHLQKGPQNAKYISNHIQNDLLASINNVMKRCIEKKVSNRLVTIMADETSDVGHHEQMSVVIRYFDDEACKPVEQFIGIQRLTAVDANTIFNSLSNKIAQFNINWKSVIAVCFDGASAMSGKFNSVQAKVKEINPCALYVHCYGHCLNLTLVDSLGNKNRIIFDFFGCVQLIYSFIEGSPTRHAVFEKIVQETNSKLKTLKTLSTTRWACRAEAVTAVENNYSSVIQCLQEIANNTKYSEVRAKANGILYQMKSFNFIFALYMLKPILIQIQIVSAQLQAPNLDLLGAVSIVNALKKSLGELRNNDDKYSTLYDNVLKVCSEFEIDIPCVKNRKVSTKIENNKTQHTHIDKKSEMKYCVFFTVLDDMCNGLENRFNQETLNIISSIGRLIQLKAEQFDIDLLSQTFSLNNDELEGEQSLLRSMPDFIPGTSTKTIYQWLENLSTSQNFLNIHKALKLFVTIPVTSCSCERAFSKLSLVKTKLRSRMKQERLDDMMMIFIEQELASQINPEDVIDEFKNLHPFERRLEL